One part of the Streptomyces ferrugineus genome encodes these proteins:
- a CDS encoding alkaline phosphatase D family protein has translation MTITTDPPQHSPELRAAARHIGRRRFLTGTGAAAALAFAVNLPAAGTASAAQLDPREITDDPFTLGVASGDPLPDSVLLWTRLAPAPYQPDSGLPAQRVTVHWELAHDEAFTRIARRGAAIAYPEFHHSVHVEAGGLDADRVYHYRFRAGTWISDAGRTRTAPAPGAAASSLTFAAVSCQSYTDGYFTPYRHLAQDDVDVVFHLGDYLYEYAVNSVGGYRNYTDRTLPGLFNRETVTLEDYRLRYALFKSDPDLRAAHAAHPFVVTWDDHETENNYADDTPENSVPPEEFLLRRAAAYRAYWENQPLRRPQRPAGPDMQLYRRLKWGSLAQFDVLDTRQYRSNQAYGDGAQLPGPEIDDPARTMTGATQERWLLGGWRESTALWNVVPQQVVFSQRRFDLTTPSRVSMDAWDGYRASRRRVLDGAKAAGIENLMVLTGDVHVGYGFDIKDDFDAPDSATLGTEIVATSIASGRDGADRPANWDTYLKANPHLRFYNGRRGYVTVALGQELARADFKTVPYVTTPGAPVSTAASFVTQVGEQGLKPA, from the coding sequence ATGACCATCACCACAGACCCGCCCCAGCACAGCCCCGAACTGCGCGCGGCCGCCCGCCATATCGGCCGGCGTCGCTTCCTGACCGGCACCGGCGCGGCCGCCGCGCTGGCCTTCGCCGTGAATCTGCCGGCGGCCGGCACCGCGAGCGCCGCCCAGCTCGACCCCCGTGAGATCACCGACGACCCCTTCACCCTCGGCGTCGCCTCCGGTGACCCGCTGCCCGACTCCGTCCTGCTGTGGACCCGCCTCGCTCCGGCCCCGTACCAGCCCGACAGCGGACTGCCCGCCCAGCGGGTCACCGTGCACTGGGAACTGGCGCACGACGAGGCGTTCACCCGGATCGCCAGACGCGGCGCGGCCATCGCCTACCCCGAGTTCCACCACAGCGTCCACGTCGAGGCCGGCGGCCTCGACGCCGACCGCGTGTACCACTACCGCTTCCGCGCGGGCACCTGGATCAGCGACGCGGGCCGCACCCGCACCGCCCCGGCGCCGGGCGCCGCCGCGAGCTCCCTCACCTTCGCCGCCGTGTCCTGCCAGTCCTACACCGACGGCTACTTCACGCCGTACCGCCATCTCGCGCAGGACGACGTGGACGTGGTCTTCCACCTCGGCGACTACCTGTACGAGTACGCCGTCAACTCCGTCGGCGGCTACCGCAACTACACCGACCGCACCCTCCCCGGCCTGTTCAACCGCGAGACGGTGACTCTGGAGGACTACCGGCTGCGCTACGCCCTGTTCAAGTCCGACCCCGACCTCAGGGCCGCGCACGCCGCCCACCCCTTCGTCGTCACCTGGGACGACCACGAGACCGAGAACAACTACGCCGACGACACCCCCGAGAACAGCGTCCCGCCGGAGGAGTTCCTGCTGCGTCGGGCCGCCGCCTACCGCGCCTACTGGGAGAACCAGCCCCTGCGCCGCCCGCAACGCCCCGCAGGACCCGACATGCAGCTCTACCGGCGCCTCAAGTGGGGCAGCCTCGCCCAGTTCGACGTGCTGGACACCCGGCAGTACCGCTCCAACCAGGCCTACGGCGACGGCGCCCAGCTCCCCGGCCCGGAGATCGACGACCCGGCGCGCACGATGACCGGCGCCACGCAGGAGCGGTGGCTGCTGGGCGGCTGGCGCGAGTCGACGGCGCTGTGGAACGTCGTACCGCAGCAGGTCGTCTTCTCCCAGCGCCGGTTCGACCTCACCACGCCCTCACGGGTGTCCATGGACGCCTGGGACGGCTACCGCGCCTCCCGCCGCCGGGTGCTGGACGGCGCCAAGGCCGCCGGCATCGAGAACCTGATGGTGCTCACCGGCGACGTCCACGTCGGCTACGGCTTCGACATCAAGGACGACTTCGACGCCCCCGACTCCGCCACCCTCGGCACCGAGATCGTGGCCACCTCGATCGCCAGCGGCCGCGACGGCGCCGACCGGCCCGCCAACTGGGACACGTACCTGAAGGCCAACCCGCACCTGCGCTTCTACAACGGACGGCGCGGCTACGTGACCGTCGCGCTGGGACAGGAGCTGGCGCGGGCCGACTTCAAGACGGTCCCGTACGTGACCACACCCGGGGCGCCGGTCTCCACGGCCGCGTCCTTCGTGACACAGGTGGGGGAGCAGGGGCTCAAGCCGGCGTGA
- a CDS encoding Gfo/Idh/MocA family protein: protein MGEQRVRWGILATGGIAAAFTADLVDLPDAEVVAVASRKQESADAFAERFGISRAYGDWRALAEDGDIDVVYVATPHSAHREAAGLCLEAGRNVLCEKAFTINAREAEELVTLARARGSFLMEAMWMYCNPLVRRLKALVDDGAIGEVRHVQADFGLAGPFPPAHRLRDPAQGGGALLDLGVYPVSFAHLLLGEPSDVTARAALSAEGVDLQTGALLSWDGGALASLHCSIVGGTATSASVTGSGGRIDVPSGFFFPDRFVLHRDGRDPEEFTADPADGPRNSLRHEAAEVMRALRAGETESPLVPLAGTLAVMRTLDAIRDRVGVRYPGEDTVGEAPELTPA, encoded by the coding sequence ATGGGCGAGCAGCGCGTGCGGTGGGGGATTCTGGCTACCGGCGGGATCGCCGCCGCGTTCACCGCGGATCTGGTCGACCTGCCCGACGCCGAGGTGGTGGCCGTCGCCTCGCGCAAGCAGGAGTCCGCCGACGCGTTCGCCGAACGGTTCGGGATCTCCCGCGCGTACGGCGACTGGCGCGCGCTCGCCGAGGACGGCGACATCGATGTCGTGTACGTCGCCACCCCGCACTCGGCGCATCGCGAGGCCGCCGGGCTGTGCCTGGAGGCCGGGCGCAACGTGCTGTGCGAGAAGGCGTTCACGATCAACGCGCGCGAGGCCGAGGAACTCGTCACGCTGGCCCGGGCGCGCGGCAGCTTCCTGATGGAGGCCATGTGGATGTACTGCAACCCGCTGGTCCGGCGTCTGAAGGCCCTGGTCGACGACGGCGCGATCGGCGAGGTGCGCCATGTCCAGGCCGACTTCGGGCTGGCCGGTCCCTTCCCGCCCGCGCACCGGCTGCGCGATCCGGCACAGGGCGGCGGCGCGCTGCTGGACCTCGGCGTGTACCCGGTCTCCTTCGCCCATCTCCTGCTCGGGGAGCCGTCGGACGTGACGGCGCGCGCGGCGCTGTCGGCGGAGGGCGTCGATCTGCAGACGGGGGCGTTGCTCTCGTGGGACGGCGGCGCGCTCGCCTCGCTGCACTGCTCCATCGTCGGCGGTACGGCGACCTCCGCGTCGGTCACCGGTTCGGGCGGCCGGATCGACGTGCCGTCCGGGTTCTTCTTCCCGGACCGGTTCGTGCTGCACCGGGACGGCCGTGACCCCGAGGAGTTCACGGCCGACCCGGCGGACGGGCCCCGTAACAGCCTGCGGCACGAGGCCGCCGAGGTGATGCGGGCCCTGCGGGCCGGTGAGACCGAGTCCCCGCTGGTCCCGCTGGCGGGCACGCTGGCCGTGATGCGGACGCTGGACGCGATCCGGGACCGCGTCGGCGTGCGCTACCCGGGCGAGGACACCGTCGGCGAGGCGCCGGAACTCACGCCGGCTTGA
- a CDS encoding multidrug effflux MFS transporter — protein MSDRGGPIQDVSQSAAPTANQPPTRSLRTTGLLVTFILGGLTATPPLAMDMYLPALPEVTGSLHAPAATVQLTLTACLAGMALGQLVVGPMSDRWGRRRPLLAGLAVYVVATALCALAPTVQLLVAFRLAQGLAGAAAIVIARAVVRDLHDGLAMARFFSTLMLISGVAPVVAPLIGGQILRVTDWRGVFVVLTVLGVLLAGLVWRRLPETLPPQDRHAGGVGEALRAMRGLLADGAFAGYTLAGGFAFAALFAYISASPFVIQEIYGASPQTFSLLFGLNSVGLVAVGQINGKVLVGRVSLDRVLGAGLAVVILSATALLLMSVGVFGEVGLAPVAAALFVLMSAMGITLPNTQALALQRTKHAAGSASALLGTSSFLIGAVASPLVGVAGEDTAVPMAVVQLAAALVALACFMGMCRPWNRRADRRAGAEGADS, from the coding sequence ATGAGCGACCGCGGGGGGCCGATACAGGACGTGTCGCAGTCGGCGGCACCGACGGCGAATCAACCACCCACCCGCTCCCTCCGTACCACCGGCCTCCTGGTCACCTTCATCCTCGGCGGACTGACGGCCACGCCCCCGCTGGCGATGGACATGTACCTCCCGGCGCTCCCCGAGGTCACCGGCTCCCTGCACGCGCCCGCCGCGACCGTCCAGCTCACCCTCACCGCCTGCCTGGCCGGCATGGCGCTGGGGCAGTTGGTGGTCGGCCCGATGAGCGACCGCTGGGGCCGCAGGCGACCACTCCTGGCGGGCCTCGCGGTGTACGTCGTGGCCACCGCGCTCTGCGCGCTGGCCCCCACGGTCCAGCTCCTGGTCGCCTTCCGGCTGGCGCAGGGGCTCGCGGGCGCGGCGGCGATCGTGATCGCGCGGGCGGTCGTACGCGATCTCCACGACGGCCTGGCGATGGCCCGCTTCTTCTCCACCCTGATGCTGATCTCCGGGGTCGCCCCGGTCGTGGCGCCGCTCATCGGCGGGCAGATCCTGCGGGTGACGGACTGGCGGGGCGTGTTCGTCGTGCTCACCGTGCTCGGGGTGCTGCTGGCGGGCCTCGTCTGGCGCAGGCTCCCGGAGACCCTGCCGCCCCAGGACCGGCACGCCGGCGGTGTCGGCGAGGCCCTGCGCGCCATGCGCGGCCTGCTCGCCGACGGCGCCTTCGCCGGGTACACCCTGGCCGGCGGGTTCGCGTTCGCCGCGCTCTTCGCGTACATCTCGGCGTCCCCCTTCGTGATCCAGGAGATCTACGGCGCCTCGCCGCAGACCTTCAGCCTGCTGTTCGGTCTCAACTCGGTCGGCCTGGTGGCGGTCGGCCAGATCAACGGCAAGGTGCTGGTGGGACGGGTGAGCCTGGACCGCGTCCTGGGCGCCGGCCTGGCCGTCGTCATCCTGTCCGCGACGGCACTGCTGCTGATGTCCGTCGGCGTCTTCGGCGAGGTGGGCCTGGCACCGGTGGCCGCGGCTCTCTTCGTCCTGATGTCCGCGATGGGCATCACTCTCCCCAACACCCAGGCCCTCGCCCTCCAGCGCACCAAGCACGCCGCCGGGTCCGCCTCCGCGCTGCTCGGCACGTCCTCCTTCCTCATCGGCGCCGTCGCCTCGCCCCTCGTGGGCGTCGCCGGAGAGGACACGGCCGTCCCGATGGCCGTCGTCCAACTGGCCGCAGCACTGGTGGCGCTGGCCTGCTTCATGGGAATGTGCCGTCCTTGGAACAGACGTGCGGACAGACGTGCGGGTGCGGAGGGAGCGGACAGCTGA
- a CDS encoding serine hydrolase domain-containing protein → MPSLEQTCGQTCGCGGSGQLSAPRLRGDTPEKAGLDPEEIRQLVREVHDLTTGPRPWAAGAVLIVGRGPYVAVEEAMGWAVRYAAYDEEKDEGVELPPDSRIPMTTSTPFDLASLTKLFTSVAAVQQIERGTLGIDARVGAYLPDFRAAARHGVTVRQLLTHTSGLRPELPLYDCADDAERLEMLRAEPPIGVPGTYCYSDLNLLLLQHVLERITSRTLDVLIHDGITRPLGMTATHFGPCAGAAATEDQRRPWAKADRGMLRGTVHDENAWALGGVAGHAGLFATGHDLAVFCRALLSGGAYGPARILGPDFVELLLTPPGLGFAVDQPWFMGELAGRGAAGHTGFTGTSLVLDPATDSFLVLLANTVHPRRRGADSGPRARAGSRVARAMR, encoded by the coding sequence GTGCCGTCCTTGGAACAGACGTGCGGACAGACGTGCGGGTGCGGAGGGAGCGGACAGCTGAGCGCGCCGAGACTGCGCGGGGACACACCGGAGAAGGCCGGGCTCGACCCCGAGGAGATCCGACAACTCGTCCGCGAGGTCCACGACCTCACCACCGGCCCACGCCCCTGGGCGGCCGGAGCGGTGCTGATCGTGGGGCGGGGGCCGTACGTCGCCGTCGAGGAGGCGATGGGCTGGGCGGTGCGGTACGCCGCCTACGACGAGGAGAAGGACGAGGGCGTGGAACTCCCGCCGGACTCCCGCATCCCGATGACCACGTCGACCCCCTTCGACCTGGCCTCCCTCACCAAGCTGTTCACCTCCGTCGCCGCGGTGCAGCAGATCGAGCGCGGCACGCTGGGCATCGACGCGCGGGTCGGGGCGTATCTGCCGGACTTCCGGGCGGCGGCCCGGCACGGCGTCACCGTGCGCCAGCTGCTCACGCACACCTCCGGGCTGCGGCCGGAACTTCCCCTGTACGACTGCGCGGACGACGCGGAGCGCCTGGAGATGCTGCGCGCCGAACCCCCGATCGGCGTCCCCGGCACCTACTGCTACTCCGACCTCAACCTGCTCCTGCTCCAGCACGTCCTGGAACGCATCACGAGCCGCACCCTCGACGTCCTGATCCACGACGGCATCACGCGTCCGCTGGGCATGACGGCGACCCACTTCGGCCCCTGCGCCGGCGCGGCGGCGACGGAGGACCAGCGCCGGCCCTGGGCCAAGGCGGACCGGGGGATGCTGCGCGGCACGGTCCACGACGAGAACGCCTGGGCGCTGGGCGGGGTGGCGGGCCACGCGGGCCTGTTCGCCACCGGCCACGACCTCGCGGTCTTCTGCCGCGCCCTGCTCTCCGGGGGCGCGTACGGCCCCGCCCGCATCCTGGGCCCCGACTTCGTGGAACTCCTGCTGACCCCGCCCGGTCTGGGCTTCGCGGTCGACCAGCCGTGGTTCATGGGAGAGCTGGCGGGCCGGGGGGCGGCCGGGCACACGGGCTTCACCGGGACGTCACTGGTACTGGATCCGGCCACGGACTCGTTCCTGGTACTGCTGGCGAACACGGTGCATCCGCGGAGGCGGGGGGCGGACAGCGGGCCGCGGGCGCGGGCGGGGTCGAGGGTGGCGCGGGCGATGCGGTAG
- a CDS encoding small ribosomal subunit Rsm22 family protein produces MNAPVPPPAETLRSALAALLDGLPPHRATQAVDRLIAAYRGATPTHTPILRDHADVAAYAAYRMPATFEAVHAALEAFARAVPDWTPTGHIDVGGGTGAATWAVTATWPGERSVTVLDWAEPALETGREIAAVNPALRQARWQRARIGPELTLDPTDLVTVSYVLNELTAPDRTTLLDTVASAAQAVVIVEPGTPDGYTRVIEARDRLIAAGFHVAAPCPHSAACPITPGTDWCHFAARVSRSSLHRRIKGGSLAYEDEKFSYVAATRRPPTPAPARVVRKPQIRKGQVLLDLCETEPSLRRTTITKRHGDLYKSARDADWGDAWTPEGDTP; encoded by the coding sequence GTGAACGCCCCCGTCCCCCCGCCCGCCGAAACCCTGCGCAGCGCCCTCGCCGCCCTCCTCGACGGCCTCCCGCCCCACCGGGCCACCCAGGCGGTCGACCGGCTGATCGCCGCCTACCGCGGAGCGACCCCCACCCACACCCCCATCCTCCGCGACCACGCAGACGTGGCCGCCTACGCCGCCTACCGCATGCCCGCCACCTTCGAGGCCGTCCACGCGGCGCTGGAGGCGTTCGCACGGGCCGTACCGGACTGGACCCCCACCGGCCACATCGACGTCGGCGGCGGAACCGGCGCCGCCACCTGGGCCGTCACCGCCACCTGGCCCGGCGAGCGCAGCGTCACCGTGCTGGACTGGGCCGAGCCCGCCCTGGAGACCGGCCGGGAGATCGCCGCCGTCAACCCGGCGCTGAGGCAGGCCCGCTGGCAGCGCGCCCGCATCGGCCCGGAGCTCACCCTCGACCCCACCGACCTCGTCACCGTCTCCTACGTCCTCAACGAACTCACCGCCCCCGACCGCACCACCCTCCTCGACACCGTCGCCTCCGCCGCGCAGGCGGTCGTGATCGTCGAACCCGGCACCCCCGACGGCTACACCCGCGTCATCGAGGCCCGCGACCGCCTCATCGCCGCCGGCTTCCACGTCGCCGCCCCCTGCCCGCACAGCGCCGCCTGCCCCATCACGCCCGGCACGGACTGGTGCCACTTCGCGGCCCGCGTCAGCCGCTCCTCGCTGCACCGCCGGATCAAGGGCGGCTCCCTCGCCTACGAGGACGAGAAGTTCAGCTACGTCGCCGCCACCCGCCGCCCACCCACCCCGGCCCCCGCCCGGGTCGTACGCAAACCCCAGATCCGCAAGGGCCAGGTACTCCTCGACCTCTGCGAAACCGAACCGTCCCTACGCCGCACCACGATCACCAAACGCCACGGCGACCTCTACAAGTCGGCCCGAGACGCCGACTGGGGCGACGCCTGGACCCCGGAGGGCGACACCCCCTAG
- a CDS encoding S28 family serine protease: MLITTASAAPLISTVPTASTASAAGRPKRDGGPPGRSPGERAGRGDVASVLRALPGLRVVEERPGAESGDRFFVLGLRQRVDHTDPAAGTFEQRLTLLHTAVDRPMVLATTGYHAVLTPWRAEPTVLLGANQLQIEHRYFGTSRPATLDHTHLTIRQAADDHHRVVRLFRDLYPGSWISAGGSKGGMAAVYHRRFHPHDVDGTVAYGAPNNVDDRDDSAYVRFLDSVGSAEHREAVQGAQRRILLRRDEMVARYEGWAAGAGDTFRLVGSADKALEIAVVRAQFMFWQRAQAADLAALPGPDATSDELYDWLDRTTGLSLYADSTARNYIPYWYQCGTQLGYPEVPAPHLTGLLRYRDHTRPRTFVPRDIPMRFDSTAMPDIDRWVRRRGSRLLFVNGTMDPSVAEPFRPGGPDSRVLHVPGGNHSAKIENLPPADRAQARATLARWARCQGVF; the protein is encoded by the coding sequence ATGCTCATCACCACGGCGTCGGCGGCGCCGCTGATCTCGACGGTGCCGACGGCCTCGACGGCGTCGGCCGCGGGCCGACCGAAGCGAGACGGGGGTCCCCCCGGACGGAGTCCGGGGGAGCGTGCGGGGAGGGGCGACGTCGCCAGTGTGTTACGGGCGCTGCCGGGGCTGAGGGTGGTCGAGGAGCGGCCGGGGGCCGAGTCGGGTGACCGGTTCTTCGTGCTCGGGCTGCGTCAGCGGGTGGACCACACCGACCCGGCGGCCGGCACCTTCGAGCAGCGCCTCACGCTGCTGCACACCGCGGTGGACCGCCCCATGGTCCTCGCCACGACGGGATACCACGCCGTACTCACGCCCTGGCGGGCCGAACCGACCGTGCTGCTGGGCGCCAACCAGCTCCAGATCGAGCACCGCTACTTCGGCACGTCCCGCCCGGCGACCCTCGACCACACCCATCTGACGATCCGCCAGGCCGCGGACGACCATCACCGCGTCGTCCGCCTCTTCCGCGATCTGTACCCCGGTTCCTGGATCTCGGCGGGCGGCAGCAAGGGCGGCATGGCCGCGGTCTACCACCGCCGCTTCCATCCCCACGACGTGGACGGCACCGTGGCGTACGGCGCCCCGAACAACGTCGACGACCGGGACGACTCCGCCTACGTGCGCTTCCTGGACAGCGTGGGCAGCGCTGAACACCGCGAGGCGGTGCAGGGGGCCCAGCGGCGCATCCTGCTGCGCCGCGACGAGATGGTCGCCCGTTACGAGGGCTGGGCGGCCGGCGCCGGGGACACCTTCCGCCTCGTCGGAAGTGCCGACAAGGCGCTGGAGATCGCGGTGGTGCGCGCGCAGTTCATGTTCTGGCAGCGCGCGCAGGCGGCGGACCTCGCCGCGCTTCCCGGTCCGGACGCCACGTCGGACGAGCTGTACGACTGGCTGGACCGTACGACCGGGCTGTCCCTGTACGCCGACTCGACGGCGCGCAACTACATCCCGTACTGGTACCAGTGCGGCACCCAGCTCGGCTACCCCGAGGTGCCGGCGCCGCATCTGACCGGCCTGCTGCGGTACCGGGACCACACCCGGCCCCGCACCTTCGTGCCGCGCGACATCCCGATGCGGTTCGACTCCACGGCCATGCCGGACATCGACCGCTGGGTGCGCCGCCGAGGCAGCCGCCTGCTGTTCGTCAACGGCACGATGGACCCCTCCGTCGCCGAGCCCTTCCGCCCCGGTGGCCCCGATTCCAGGGTCCTGCACGTACCGGGCGGGAACCACAGCGCCAAGATCGAGAACCTGCCGCCCGCCGACCGGGCGCAGGCACGGGCGACGCTGGCGCGATGGGCTCGGTGCCAAGGGGTGTTTTGA
- a CDS encoding DUF6243 family protein has product MLGVGGTRRNLGRKALRGGGRGSRIGGGTDPAAQKRELLRRLQQKQK; this is encoded by the coding sequence ATGCTCGGAGTCGGCGGCACCCGACGGAACCTCGGCCGCAAGGCGCTGCGCGGCGGGGGCCGGGGCAGCCGGATCGGCGGCGGTACGGACCCCGCGGCGCAGAAGCGGGAACTGCTGCGCAGGCTCCAGCAGAAGCAGAAATAG
- a CDS encoding TetR/AcrR family transcriptional regulator, with protein sequence MAAQKSAQKSPRTVPNSTRRSEKSRRAIYDAALALVGEVGYPRTTIEGIAARAGVGKQTIYRWWSSKADVLLEAFLDLSEQASRDAGAEYEFAIPDTGDLAADLKAVLRLTVDQLKDPRFEAPSRALAAEGVVDEQLGRVFVAKLLEPSLQLYVDRVRAAQEAGQVRREVDPRIALELWVSPLAQRWLQHTGPISYEYTDTLVDYALHGIASRTVGA encoded by the coding sequence ATGGCAGCCCAGAAGTCCGCCCAGAAGTCCCCCCGGACCGTCCCCAACTCCACCCGCCGCAGCGAGAAGTCCCGCCGCGCCATCTACGACGCCGCACTCGCTCTCGTCGGGGAGGTCGGCTACCCCAGGACCACCATCGAGGGCATCGCCGCCCGCGCCGGCGTCGGCAAGCAGACGATCTACCGGTGGTGGTCGTCGAAGGCCGACGTGCTGCTGGAGGCCTTCCTCGACCTGAGCGAGCAGGCCTCCCGGGACGCGGGAGCGGAGTACGAGTTCGCCATCCCGGACACCGGCGACCTCGCCGCCGACCTCAAGGCCGTACTGCGCCTCACCGTCGACCAGCTCAAGGACCCCCGCTTCGAGGCACCCTCCCGCGCCCTGGCCGCCGAGGGCGTGGTCGACGAGCAGCTCGGCCGGGTCTTCGTGGCCAAGCTCCTCGAACCCTCGCTCCAGCTGTACGTCGACCGGGTGCGCGCCGCCCAGGAGGCCGGCCAGGTCCGCCGCGAGGTCGACCCGCGCATCGCCCTCGAACTGTGGGTCTCGCCCCTCGCCCAGCGTTGGCTGCAGCACACGGGGCCGATCTCGTACGAGTACACCGACACCCTCGTCGACTACGCCCTGCACGGCATCGCATCGCGCACGGTTGGGGCGTAA
- a CDS encoding bifunctional DNA primase/polymerase, with amino-acid sequence MSAELGGRTGLQGKLSQWLRGRRPKDTTADDGGREALLLAAAGTGLPLAPAAYPAPGYRCSCDRVGCPTPARHPVSFAWQTQSTTDRAQIERWARHQPQANFITATGMVHDVLDVPLEAGLDALERLLGAGVEVGPVAESDDGRLLFFTLTRGTPEDEDEWWPCELDCHPETMDEHPGLRWHCRGSYVLVPPARLPGDGQTVHWVRGLEHPLPDPLSLLEVLTDACARHADEEPGHVPAAWPLRH; translated from the coding sequence ATGAGCGCGGAGTTGGGCGGCCGCACCGGCCTGCAGGGCAAACTCTCCCAGTGGCTGCGCGGACGCCGCCCCAAGGACACCACCGCGGACGACGGTGGTCGTGAGGCCCTGCTGCTGGCCGCCGCCGGAACGGGCCTGCCGCTCGCGCCCGCCGCGTACCCCGCCCCCGGCTACCGCTGCTCCTGCGACCGCGTCGGCTGTCCCACGCCCGCCCGGCACCCGGTGTCCTTCGCCTGGCAGACGCAGTCCACCACCGACCGCGCCCAGATCGAGCGCTGGGCCCGCCACCAGCCGCAGGCCAACTTCATCACCGCCACCGGCATGGTCCACGACGTGCTCGACGTGCCGCTGGAGGCCGGGCTCGACGCGCTGGAGCGGCTGCTCGGCGCGGGTGTCGAGGTCGGGCCGGTCGCCGAGAGCGACGACGGACGCCTGCTGTTCTTCACCCTCACCCGCGGCACCCCCGAGGACGAGGACGAGTGGTGGCCCTGCGAGCTGGACTGCCACCCCGAGACGATGGACGAGCACCCCGGACTGCGCTGGCACTGCCGGGGCTCGTACGTCCTCGTACCGCCCGCCCGGCTGCCCGGCGACGGTCAGACCGTGCACTGGGTACGCGGCCTCGAACACCCCTTGCCCGACCCGCTCAGCCTGCTGGAAGTCCTCACCGACGCCTGCGCCCGCCACGCCGACGAGGAGCCCGGCCACGTCCCCGCGGCCTGGCCCCTGCGCCACTGA
- a CDS encoding heme ABC transporter ATP-binding protein, which produces MRLLRHRPAPPAPASPGDVLARAEAVHVRLGSRPVLHGVSVTVRAGEVLALVGPNGAGKSTLLSALAADLPVAGGTVRIHGRPAAEWSAPELALRRAVLPQSAALAFPFTVEEVVRMGRAPHAVSPAEDDLAVAEAMAAAEVTGFAVRPFSALSGGERARVALARVLAQRAPLLLLDEPTAALDLRHQELVLRLCRERARAGDAVVVVLHDLGLAAAYAHRVAILRAGRIAADGPPAEVFSERLLSEVYDQPVEVLSHPRTGAVLVTPKRNL; this is translated from the coding sequence ATGAGACTCCTCCGCCACCGTCCCGCCCCTCCCGCTCCCGCCTCACCCGGCGACGTCCTCGCCCGCGCCGAGGCGGTCCACGTTCGTCTCGGCTCCCGTCCCGTGCTCCACGGCGTCTCCGTGACCGTCCGCGCCGGCGAAGTGCTCGCCCTCGTCGGGCCCAACGGGGCCGGTAAGTCCACCCTGTTGAGCGCGCTGGCCGCCGATCTGCCGGTCGCCGGAGGCACCGTACGGATTCACGGCCGGCCGGCCGCCGAGTGGTCCGCCCCCGAACTGGCCCTGCGTCGTGCCGTTCTGCCGCAGTCGGCGGCGCTGGCCTTCCCCTTCACGGTGGAGGAGGTCGTGCGGATGGGGCGCGCACCCCATGCCGTCTCCCCCGCCGAGGACGATCTGGCCGTCGCCGAGGCGATGGCCGCCGCCGAGGTGACCGGCTTCGCGGTACGGCCGTTCTCCGCGCTCAGCGGTGGCGAGCGGGCCCGGGTCGCGCTCGCCCGGGTGCTCGCGCAGCGCGCGCCGCTGCTGTTGCTGGACGAGCCGACGGCGGCGCTCGACCTCAGGCATCAGGAGCTGGTGCTGCGGTTGTGCCGGGAGCGGGCGCGGGCCGGGGACGCGGTGGTGGTCGTACTCCACGATCTGGGTCTCGCGGCGGCGTACGCGCATCGGGTCGCGATTCTGCGCGCCGGGCGGATCGCCGCCGACGGGCCACCCGCCGAGGTGTTCTCCGAGCGGCTGCTGTCGGAGGTCTACGACCAGCCGGTCGAAGTGCTCTCGCATCCTCGGACGGGTGCGGTCCTGGTGACCCCGAAACGCAACCTTTGA